A window of the Acidimicrobiales bacterium genome harbors these coding sequences:
- the gltX gene encoding glutamate--tRNA ligase, protein MTVRVRFSPAPTGYLHVGGARSALFNWLYARHTGGTMVLRIEDTDADRSRPELITAIHESLQWLGIDWDEEYRQSDRFDRYVAAANGFLERGLAYRCDCTQEAVQERAKAAGSAGYDGHCRNRNVAPGEGVVIRFRTPDEGIIGWDDLIRGRVEFDAAVLEDFIVVRSSGVPMFHLANALDDLEMNITHVVRGEDLVNTTPRVLLLRQAIIDSRPDDEHPPPPAYAHLPLIVNEKRQKLSKRRDDVAVGDYRTRGFLPDAMRNYLLTLGWGPKDDVEIAPIEKFIAEFELADINKAPAFFDIKKLEHFNAEYIRALPIESFVELSQPFLGGIDPALFATLAPFVQERVKRLEEIPSFLAWVVGEPAEPDDKDWKKVMGKDDVPAVLDLVIERLETSEWTPEAIGEVVFGVGTELDTKTQMPVRMALTGARSGIPLFEPMAEMDRSVVLDRLRAARAKL, encoded by the coding sequence GTGACCGTGCGAGTACGTTTCTCTCCAGCTCCAACCGGCTACCTCCACGTGGGTGGCGCCCGATCGGCATTGTTCAACTGGCTGTACGCCCGCCACACCGGGGGCACCATGGTGCTGCGGATCGAAGACACCGACGCCGACCGCAGTCGCCCGGAGCTGATCACGGCAATTCACGAGAGCCTCCAATGGTTGGGGATCGACTGGGACGAGGAGTACCGGCAGTCGGATCGGTTCGATCGCTACGTCGCTGCGGCCAACGGCTTCCTCGAGCGTGGCCTGGCCTACCGCTGCGACTGTACCCAAGAAGCCGTGCAGGAGCGGGCGAAGGCCGCAGGGAGTGCCGGCTACGACGGCCATTGCCGTAACCGCAACGTGGCGCCGGGCGAGGGCGTGGTCATCCGATTCCGCACGCCCGACGAGGGCATCATCGGGTGGGACGACCTGATCCGGGGTCGAGTCGAGTTCGATGCGGCGGTGCTCGAGGACTTCATCGTGGTCCGCTCCAGCGGTGTGCCGATGTTTCATCTGGCCAATGCACTCGACGATCTCGAGATGAACATCACCCACGTCGTGCGGGGCGAGGACCTCGTCAACACCACCCCTCGTGTGCTCCTGCTCCGACAGGCGATCATCGACAGTCGGCCCGACGACGAGCATCCGCCGCCACCGGCGTACGCCCACCTGCCGCTCATCGTCAACGAGAAGCGGCAGAAGTTGTCGAAGCGCCGTGACGATGTCGCCGTCGGTGACTACCGGACGCGAGGCTTCCTCCCCGACGCCATGCGCAACTACCTCCTCACGCTCGGTTGGGGTCCCAAGGACGACGTCGAGATCGCCCCGATCGAGAAGTTCATCGCCGAGTTCGAACTGGCCGACATCAACAAGGCGCCGGCCTTCTTCGACATCAAGAAGCTGGAGCACTTCAACGCCGAGTACATCCGTGCCCTCCCGATCGAGTCGTTCGTCGAGCTGAGTCAACCGTTCCTCGGCGGCATCGATCCGGCGTTGTTCGCCACGCTGGCGCCGTTCGTGCAGGAGCGAGTCAAGCGACTCGAGGAGATTCCCTCGTTCCTGGCATGGGTCGTCGGCGAGCCGGCCGAGCCCGATGACAAGGACTGGAAGAAGGTGATGGGGAAGGACGACGTCCCGGCGGTGCTCGACCTCGTCATCGAGCGGCTCGAGACCTCCGAGTGGACCCCCGAAGCCATCGGCGAGGTGGTGTTCGGTGTCGGCACCGAGCTCGACACCAAGACCCAGATGCCCGTTCGCATGGCGCTGACCGGAGCCCGCTCGGGGATCCCGCTGTTCGAGCCGATGGCCGAGATGGACCGCAGTGTGGTGCTCGACCGACTCCGAGCGGCGCGGGCCAAGCTGTAG
- a CDS encoding YdcF family protein — protein sequence MAGRGVAPIEDRVAGRSRRRLRWALVLVGLLVFYVVATFVDVWLASRQHYEGSADAVVVLGAAQYNGTPSPVLQARLDHAAELYFAGLVDVVVVTGGNQEGDVTTEAKAGYDYLRVTAQIPDDALLLEVDGHSTYESLRATARFLEAREVNTVILVTDPYHAKRSLLIAAEVGLDAEVSPTSLGAPLDRLVEETVAVAVGRIVGFRRLDNR from the coding sequence ATGGCAGGCCGCGGCGTTGCACCGATCGAGGATCGAGTCGCCGGTCGTTCCCGTCGACGCCTCCGGTGGGCGTTGGTGCTCGTCGGTCTCCTGGTCTTCTATGTCGTGGCGACCTTCGTCGATGTGTGGTTGGCCTCGCGTCAGCACTACGAGGGGTCGGCCGACGCGGTCGTGGTGCTGGGGGCGGCGCAGTACAACGGCACCCCATCACCGGTGTTGCAGGCCCGGCTCGACCACGCGGCCGAGCTCTACTTCGCCGGCCTGGTCGACGTTGTCGTCGTCACGGGCGGCAACCAAGAGGGTGACGTCACCACCGAGGCCAAGGCGGGCTACGACTACCTCCGAGTGACGGCACAGATTCCCGACGATGCGCTGCTGCTCGAGGTCGACGGGCACTCGACCTACGAGTCGCTCCGGGCGACCGCCCGATTCCTCGAAGCGCGAGAGGTCAACACCGTGATCCTCGTCACCGACCCGTATCACGCCAAGCGGTCGTTGCTGATCGCCGCCGAGGTCGGACTCGACGCCGAGGTGTCGCCGACGTCGCTGGGGGCGCCCCTCGATCGGCTGGTCGAAGAGACGGTGGCGGTGGCCGTCGGGCGCATCGTTGGGTTCCGGCGGCTCGACAACCGGTAG
- a CDS encoding MFS transporter, which produces MTNPGELAAHPRRVVLGLSLGHGGMSVLINLIAILLVYFYLPPTSAGLPPLVTDATFLFVLNAIVVIAAAGRLLDAVTDPLIAVASDRSTHALGRRIPFMRIEAIPAALATILLFVPPVRDVSGWNILWLLGVQAVLYLALTAYVTPAFSLVADLGRTPSERLDLATWTSVAWAVGIMVAALSPFISAMYQRVGLEPIRAWQGSVVTVVGVALACMWAPIRMIDEPSLVRSTPSAVPIRQALRLVFSNPFFRYYLAADFAFFSGLTIIQTGLLYYVTVLLELDETLTAPLLLLMVVVSMFLYPIVNRQAKLRSGKQLVVFAFVVSAVDFVGVVFLGRSPLPNWAEAVLLILLFAVPFAILSVIPQWILSDIAEHAAVTTGQATAATFFAARTFMQKLGQTIGVMVFALLAAFGRDVGDDLGIRLSGLAGMILYLVAALLFRHYDEATMQRQLAEAADHPTVTV; this is translated from the coding sequence GTGACGAACCCTGGCGAACTGGCTGCCCATCCCCGCCGCGTGGTGTTGGGTCTGAGCCTCGGCCACGGCGGGATGTCGGTCCTGATCAACCTCATCGCCATTCTGCTCGTCTACTTCTACCTGCCGCCGACGTCGGCCGGCCTGCCGCCCCTCGTGACCGACGCCACGTTCCTCTTCGTGCTCAACGCCATCGTGGTCATCGCCGCAGCGGGCCGGCTGCTCGATGCCGTCACCGATCCGCTGATCGCCGTCGCGTCCGACCGCTCGACTCACGCGCTCGGTCGACGGATCCCGTTCATGCGCATCGAGGCGATCCCTGCCGCACTGGCCACGATCCTGCTCTTCGTCCCACCGGTGCGCGACGTGAGCGGGTGGAACATCCTCTGGCTCCTCGGCGTCCAGGCGGTGCTCTACCTGGCCCTCACGGCGTACGTCACCCCGGCGTTCAGCCTCGTTGCCGATCTCGGTCGCACCCCATCGGAACGCCTCGACCTCGCAACGTGGACCTCGGTCGCCTGGGCGGTCGGCATCATGGTCGCGGCCCTCAGCCCGTTCATCTCGGCGATGTACCAACGCGTCGGGCTCGAGCCGATCCGTGCCTGGCAGGGTTCGGTGGTCACCGTGGTCGGCGTGGCCTTGGCCTGCATGTGGGCCCCGATCCGAATGATCGACGAACCGTCGCTGGTCCGCTCGACGCCGAGCGCCGTGCCGATCCGTCAGGCACTCCGGCTCGTGTTCTCCAACCCGTTCTTCCGCTACTACCTGGCCGCCGATTTCGCCTTCTTCTCCGGTCTCACGATCATCCAGACCGGCCTCCTCTACTACGTCACGGTGCTGCTCGAACTGGACGAGACCCTCACCGCTCCCCTCCTGCTCCTGATGGTCGTCGTCTCGATGTTCCTCTACCCGATCGTCAACCGGCAGGCGAAGCTCCGCAGCGGCAAGCAGCTCGTGGTGTTCGCCTTCGTCGTCTCGGCCGTGGACTTCGTCGGCGTCGTATTCCTCGGACGCTCGCCGCTGCCCAACTGGGCCGAGGCCGTCCTACTGATCCTGCTGTTCGCCGTGCCGTTCGCCATCTTGAGCGTGATCCCCCAATGGATCCTGTCCGACATCGCCGAACACGCCGCCGTCACCACCGGCCAGGCCACCGCCGCCACCTTCTTCGCGGCCCGCACCTTCATGCAGAAGCTCGGCCAGACGATCGGGGTGATGGTGTTCGCCCTCCTCGCGGCCTTCGGCCGAGACGTCGGTGATGACCTGGGTATTCGCCTCTCCGGGCTCGCCGGCATGATCCTCTATCTCGTCGCTGCGCTGCTCTTCCGGCACTACGACGAAGCCACGATGCAGCGCCAACTCGCCGAGGCCGCCGACCACCCGACCGTGACCGTCTGA